The Methanocaldococcus jannaschii DSM 2661 genome has a segment encoding these proteins:
- a CDS encoding FKBP-type peptidyl-prolyl cis-trans isomerase, giving the protein MIKKGDYVKVDYILEVDGKVIDTSIEEVAKENKIYYPEREYEPIGFIVGNGELIEGFEEAVIGMEVGEEKTVTIPPEKGYGLRDERLIQEIPKEMFADADFEPQEGMLILASGIPAKIIKVTDDTVTLDFNHELAGKELKFTIKVRDVQPAESE; this is encoded by the coding sequence TTGATTAAAAAAGGTGACTATGTCAAAGTAGATTATATATTAGAAGTAGATGGAAAAGTTATTGACACATCAATTGAAGAAGTAGCTAAAGAAAATAAAATATACTATCCTGAAAGAGAATATGAGCCAATTGGATTTATTGTAGGTAATGGAGAATTAATCGAAGGTTTTGAAGAGGCTGTTATAGGCATGGAAGTTGGAGAAGAAAAAACTGTAACAATTCCTCCTGAAAAAGGTTATGGACTTAGAGATGAGAGATTAATCCAAGAAATACCTAAGGAAATGTTTGCTGATGCTGACTTTGAACCACAGGAGGGAATGTTAATCTTAGCCAGTGGAATTCCTGCAAAGATAATAAAAGTTACTGATGATACTGTAACTTTAGACTTTAACCACGAGCTTGCTGGAAAAGAATTAAAATTCACAATAAAAGTAAGAGATGTCCAGCCAGCTGAGTCAGAATAA
- a CDS encoding heat shock protein HSP16.5: protein MFGRDPFDSLFERMFKEFFATPMTGTTMIQSSTGIQISGKGFMPISIIEGDQHIKVIAWLPGVNKEDIILNAVGDTLEIRAKRSPLMITESERIIYSEIPEEEEIYRTIKLPATVKEENASAKFENGVLSVILPKAESSIKKGINIE, encoded by the coding sequence ATGTTCGGAAGAGACCCATTTGATTCATTATTTGAAAGAATGTTTAAAGAGTTTTTTGCAACACCAATGACAGGAACCACAATGATTCAAAGCTCAACAGGAATACAAATTTCTGGAAAAGGGTTCATGCCAATCTCAATTATTGAAGGAGACCAGCATATAAAAGTTATTGCATGGTTGCCAGGGGTTAATAAAGAGGACATAATTTTAAATGCAGTTGGAGATACATTAGAGATTAGAGCTAAGAGAAGCCCATTAATGATAACTGAGAGTGAAAGAATTATCTACTCAGAAATTCCAGAAGAGGAAGAAATATATAGAACAATAAAACTTCCTGCAACTGTTAAGGAAGAAAATGCCTCAGCTAAGTTTGAAAATGGTGTTTTATCAGTTATATTACCAAAGGCAGAATCCTCAATTAAGAAAGGAATCAACATTGAATAA
- a CDS encoding 2-oxoacid:acceptor oxidoreductase subunit alpha, whose protein sequence is MKVEFMQGNQACAKGAIKAGCRFFAGYPITPSTEIAEAMARELPKVGGYYIQMEDEIGSIAAVIGASWGGLKAMTATSGPGFSLMQENIGFAYMTETPCVVVDIQRGGPSTGQPTMASQGDMMQCRWGSHGDYEVIALAPSSVQEMYDFTIMAFNYAEKYRIPVFVMADEIVGHMREKVILHDNIEIINRKKPEEKPCKKPYPFDKLIPEMPVFGEGYNVHITGLTHDERGYPDVSPETHDKLVRRIVNKIRKNKDEIIKWEGENLDAEIVFVCYGSPSRTVKHAVRNLREKGLDVGYIRLITVYPFPDDLLKKLKAKKVVVPEMNLGQIYYEVERVCKKAEEVILVDKIGGELHRPEELERAVLG, encoded by the coding sequence ATGAAAGTTGAGTTTATGCAGGGAAATCAGGCATGTGCAAAGGGAGCTATAAAAGCTGGATGTAGGTTTTTCGCTGGCTATCCAATAACTCCATCCACAGAGATAGCCGAGGCAATGGCGAGAGAATTACCAAAGGTTGGAGGATATTATATACAAATGGAAGATGAGATTGGAAGTATAGCAGCAGTTATTGGAGCAAGTTGGGGAGGATTAAAGGCAATGACAGCTACTTCAGGCCCTGGATTTAGTTTAATGCAGGAGAATATAGGATTTGCATACATGACAGAAACTCCCTGTGTAGTTGTGGATATTCAAAGAGGCGGCCCTTCCACAGGACAGCCAACCATGGCTTCCCAGGGAGATATGATGCAGTGTAGATGGGGAAGCCATGGAGATTATGAAGTTATTGCCTTAGCTCCAAGCTCTGTCCAAGAGATGTATGATTTCACAATAATGGCTTTTAACTATGCTGAAAAATACAGAATTCCTGTTTTTGTAATGGCTGATGAGATAGTTGGGCATATGAGAGAAAAAGTAATTTTGCATGATAATATTGAGATAATTAATAGAAAAAAGCCAGAAGAAAAGCCATGTAAAAAGCCATATCCTTTTGATAAATTAATCCCAGAGATGCCAGTATTTGGAGAGGGCTATAATGTGCATATAACTGGTTTAACTCATGATGAGAGAGGCTACCCAGATGTTTCACCAGAAACTCATGATAAGTTAGTTAGGAGAATAGTGAATAAAATAAGAAAAAATAAAGATGAGATAATTAAATGGGAAGGAGAGAACTTAGATGCAGAAATAGTATTTGTTTGTTATGGTTCTCCTTCAAGAACTGTAAAACATGCTGTTAGAAATTTGAGAGAAAAAGGTTTGGATGTTGGATATATAAGGTTGATAACTGTTTATCCATTCCCAGATGATTTATTAAAAAAGTTGAAGGCTAAGAAAGTTGTAGTTCCAGAGATGAATTTAGGACAGATATATTATGAGGTTGAGAGAGTTTGCAAAAAAGCAGAAGAGGTTATTTTAGTGGATAAAATTGGAGGAGAGTTACATAGACCAGAAGAGTTGGAGAGGGCTGTTTTAGGATAA
- a CDS encoding cation:proton antiporter (subunit G of antiporter complex involved in resistance to high concentrations of Na+, K+, Li+ and/or alkali), producing MLMEQFIGIVKDILVLIASFGILLASYRLWIEKDRKNIIYARIHILGVIDCACFLIFIALGETLLAFVYLILAPFLAHAIAHAAYNDNLSE from the coding sequence ATGCTTATGGAACAATTTATTGGAATTGTTAAAGATATTCTTGTTCTTATCGCTTCATTTGGTATTTTGTTGGCTTCTTATAGATTATGGATAGAAAAAGATAGAAAAAACATAATTTATGCAAGGATACATATTTTAGGTGTTATTGACTGTGCATGCTTCTTAATTTTTATAGCTTTGGGAGAAACTCTTTTAGCGTTTGTTTATCTAATCTTAGCTCCATTCTTAGCTCATGCAATTGCTCACGCAGCATATAATGACAACTTGTCCGAATAA
- a CDS encoding Mrp/NBP35 family ATP-binding protein yields the protein MAECDGKCDTCPSKNTCPDTKKLLAQQDAKIRENMSKIKHKIVILSGKGGVGKSTVTVNLAAALNLMGKKVGVLDADIHGPNIPKMLGVENTQPMAGPAGIFPIVTKDGIKTMSIGYLLPDDKTPVIWRGPKVSGAIRQFLSDVVWGELDYLLIDTPPGTGDEQLTIMQSIPDIDGAIIVTTPEEVSVLDVKKSIMMAKMLNIPIIGIIENMSGFVCPYCNKVVDIFGRGGGEKAAKELGVEFLGRIPLDIKAREASDKGIPMVLLDCKASEEFKKIVKRIVEKVEGKKE from the coding sequence ATGGCTGAGTGTGATGGAAAATGTGACACTTGTCCATCAAAAAATACCTGCCCAGATACAAAGAAACTCTTAGCCCAGCAAGATGCAAAAATTAGAGAAAATATGTCAAAAATAAAACATAAAATAGTTATTTTGAGTGGTAAAGGAGGGGTTGGGAAATCAACAGTAACAGTTAATTTAGCTGCTGCTCTAAATTTAATGGGCAAAAAGGTTGGAGTTTTAGATGCGGATATTCACGGCCCTAACATTCCAAAGATGCTTGGGGTTGAGAACACCCAACCTATGGCAGGACCAGCTGGAATATTTCCAATAGTTACAAAAGATGGAATAAAAACCATGTCTATTGGATATCTATTACCAGATGACAAAACTCCTGTTATTTGGAGGGGGCCAAAGGTTAGCGGAGCTATTAGGCAATTTCTATCAGATGTAGTTTGGGGAGAACTTGATTATTTATTAATAGATACTCCTCCAGGGACAGGAGATGAGCAATTAACTATCATGCAATCAATTCCAGATATTGATGGAGCTATAATTGTAACAACACCAGAAGAAGTTTCTGTCTTGGATGTTAAAAAATCCATTATGATGGCTAAAATGCTAAACATCCCAATTATTGGAATTATTGAAAATATGAGCGGGTTTGTTTGCCCATACTGCAATAAAGTTGTGGATATATTTGGTAGAGGAGGGGGAGAAAAAGCTGCTAAAGAGCTTGGAGTTGAATTTTTAGGTAGAATTCCTTTAGATATTAAAGCAAGAGAAGCAAGTGATAAAGGAATTCCAATGGTTTTACTTGATTGTAAAGCAAGTGAAGAGTTTAAAAAGATTGTTAAAAGAATTGTTGAAAAGGTCGAAGGTAAAAAAGAATAA
- a CDS encoding pyridoxamine 5'-phosphate oxidase family protein, with protein MVKLTEEMVKSLENEIVFIATASKDGVPNVAAMRAIKVLDAEKGIVLIADNFMNKTLKNILENPKVALTTANCKDMPYQYKGTAEYYKEGEYLKIAEEVDKALKPDLKPKGAVVIKITEIYNLKSGPDAGKLIAKDE; from the coding sequence GTGGTAAAGCTAACAGAGGAGATGGTTAAATCCTTAGAAAATGAGATTGTATTTATAGCAACAGCTTCAAAGGATGGAGTTCCAAATGTAGCGGCAATGAGGGCAATTAAAGTCTTAGATGCTGAGAAAGGGATTGTTTTAATAGCAGATAACTTCATGAACAAAACCCTAAAAAATATCTTAGAAAATCCAAAAGTTGCTTTAACTACCGCAAATTGTAAAGACATGCCTTACCAATATAAAGGAACTGCTGAATACTACAAAGAAGGTGAATATTTAAAAATAGCTGAAGAGGTTGATAAAGCATTAAAACCAGATTTGAAACCAAAAGGAGCTGTTGTCATAAAAATAACTGAAATCTATAACTTAAAATCTGGGCCAGATGCTGGTAAGTTAATAGCTAAAGATGAATAA
- a CDS encoding nascent polypeptide-associated complex protein: protein MFPGKVNPRMLKKMQKMMKDFGMETEDLDVRKVIFVFDDEEWVFEEPKVQVMDILGVKTYSITGKPKKIKKEKVEEEEEVKVEITEEDVELVAKQCNVSKEEARKALEECNGDIAEAILKLEEEKEEN, encoded by the coding sequence ATGTTTCCAGGAAAAGTAAATCCAAGGATGTTAAAGAAAATGCAGAAGATGATGAAAGATTTTGGTATGGAAACTGAAGATTTAGATGTCAGAAAGGTAATATTTGTATTTGATGATGAGGAATGGGTATTTGAAGAACCAAAAGTTCAAGTTATGGACATATTAGGAGTTAAAACCTACTCAATAACAGGAAAACCAAAGAAGATTAAAAAAGAAAAAGTAGAAGAGGAAGAAGAAGTTAAGGTTGAGATAACAGAAGAGGATGTTGAGTTGGTAGCTAAGCAGTGCAACGTTTCAAAGGAAGAAGCAAGAAAGGCATTAGAGGAGTGTAATGGAGACATTGCTGAAGCAATATTAAAATTAGAAGAAGAAAAAGAAGAAAATTAA
- a CDS encoding archaemetzincin family Zn-dependent metalloprotease — protein MIMRICIQPVGDVNDEILKFLKKKFGEVFGMCEILPKIDIPIYAYNFSRGQFNSTLILKSLPTVEDIVLGVTEVDIYADNLNFVFGEAELFGKRALISLARLRPEFYGLPPNKDVLKIRALKEAIHEIGHVLGLIHCENKRCVMSFSNSIIDVDLKDWRYCKKCLKKLQDRGIYISI, from the coding sequence ATGATTATGAGAATTTGTATCCAACCAGTTGGAGATGTTAATGATGAGATTTTAAAATTTTTAAAGAAAAAATTTGGGGAAGTTTTTGGAATGTGTGAAATACTTCCTAAAATTGATATTCCAATTTATGCTTATAATTTTAGTAGAGGGCAATTTAATTCAACCTTAATTTTAAAATCTCTACCAACAGTTGAAGATATCGTTTTAGGTGTTACCGAGGTAGATATATACGCAGACAATTTAAATTTTGTGTTTGGAGAGGCAGAGTTATTTGGAAAAAGAGCTTTGATATCACTGGCAAGATTAAGACCTGAATTTTATGGGTTGCCACCAAATAAAGATGTCTTAAAAATTAGGGCTTTAAAAGAGGCGATACATGAAATAGGCCATGTTTTGGGATTAATACATTGCGAAAATAAGAGATGTGTTATGAGTTTTTCAAATTCTATTATCGATGTGGATTTAAAGGATTGGAGATATTGCAAAAAATGCTTAAAAAAGCTACAGGATAGAGGAATTTATATTTCAATTTAA
- a CDS encoding winged helix-turn-helix domain-containing protein, translated as MKCISKQGEIKELIKNGKINDVLQLIEEDTLLLEEIYGFLKSDDIQLKITCLAILGNLYLKGKVQITQLIKHLEEVLLENDKDAILNALLILKEIPEVYQEDLLKRIILKYIGKDIKDCEDDKDKSTLPSVKRDKIMIIFEILKAVKNKELKKTKIMYAANLDWKTFRNYIGYLLDNEFIRKTDGVYTLTPKGELLLEKIEEVFRLIYPDK; from the coding sequence ATGAAATGTATTTCAAAACAAGGAGAAATTAAAGAGTTAATTAAAAATGGTAAAATAAATGATGTTTTACAACTGATTGAAGAAGATACATTATTGTTAGAGGAAATTTATGGTTTTTTAAAATCTGATGATATTCAATTAAAAATAACTTGTTTAGCTATTTTAGGAAATTTATATCTAAAAGGAAAAGTCCAAATTACTCAACTAATTAAACATTTAGAAGAGGTACTTTTAGAAAATGACAAAGATGCTATTTTAAATGCCCTTTTAATTCTAAAAGAAATTCCTGAAGTGTATCAGGAGGACTTATTGAAAAGGATAATATTAAAATATATTGGAAAAGATATAAAAGATTGTGAGGATGATAAAGATAAAAGTACTTTACCAAGTGTAAAGCGAGACAAAATAATGATAATATTTGAAATCTTAAAGGCTGTAAAGAACAAGGAATTAAAAAAGACAAAAATAATGTATGCTGCAAATTTAGATTGGAAAACATTTCGTAATTATATAGGATACTTGTTAGATAATGAATTTATCAGAAAAACAGATGGGGTTTATACATTAACACCTAAGGGTGAGTTATTATTGGAGAAAATTGAAGAAGTTTTTAGATTAATTTATCCAGATAAATAA
- a CDS encoding geranylgeranylglycerol-phosphate geranylgeranyltransferase — protein sequence MEKLKTYLELIRVKNCITASIGGIIGYLISSNFEIDILKSLLVFFVVFFVCAYGNVINDIFDIEIDRINKPSRPLPSGKIKLNEAKKFSAILLILGLVLSLFINIYALIIAVINALFLYLYAKKYKKYKPIGNFIIGYLTGSVFLFGGVAGKNVMPVVILFLCSLLSIWGREIVKDFEDMEGDKKEGVISLPIKYGKKSLYFATFLVVLAVILSPLPYILKIFGIWYLILIAICDILFIYAMALLLKEPNKETASKVSKFLKIIMNIVLLAFIVGAIKL from the coding sequence ATGGAGAAGTTAAAAACGTATTTGGAGCTTATTAGAGTCAAAAACTGCATAACTGCATCTATTGGTGGGATTATAGGTTATTTAATATCATCAAACTTTGAGATTGATATTTTAAAATCTCTTTTAGTATTTTTTGTTGTATTTTTTGTTTGTGCTTATGGAAATGTAATAAATGATATTTTTGATATTGAGATAGATAGAATAAACAAGCCATCCCGTCCTTTACCATCAGGAAAAATTAAATTAAATGAGGCAAAAAAATTTTCAGCCATTCTATTAATTTTGGGATTAGTTCTCTCATTATTCATAAATATATATGCATTGATTATTGCTGTAATTAATGCACTTTTCCTCTATCTATATGCAAAAAAATACAAAAAATATAAACCAATTGGGAATTTTATTATTGGTTATTTAACTGGTTCTGTATTTCTATTTGGTGGAGTTGCTGGAAAAAACGTTATGCCAGTAGTTATTTTGTTTTTATGCTCTTTGCTTTCAATTTGGGGTAGGGAGATTGTTAAGGACTTTGAGGACATGGAAGGGGATAAAAAAGAAGGCGTTATTTCACTACCAATAAAGTATGGTAAAAAATCTTTATATTTTGCTACATTTTTGGTTGTTTTAGCGGTTATATTAAGCCCTCTTCCATACATTTTAAAAATATTTGGGATATGGTATCTAATTTTGATAGCAATATGTGATATTTTGTTTATCTATGCTATGGCTTTATTGTTAAAAGAGCCAAATAAAGAAACTGCTTCAAAGGTTTCAAAATTCTTAAAAATCATAATGAACATTGTTCTTTTGGCATTTATTGTTGGAGCCATAAAACTATAG
- a CDS encoding winged helix-turn-helix domain-containing protein — protein sequence MRIPPPLSNNKNRNRRYKRSQFEVIFEILHIIKEGEQIKTRIMYAANLDWRNFSKYIDFLISNGFIKKNKEKFELTELGKKLYSSLYELFEIMNSKP from the coding sequence ATGAGGATTCCCCCTCCACTCTCAAATAATAAAAATAGGAATAGAAGGTATAAAAGGTCTCAATTTGAAGTGATTTTTGAAATTTTGCATATTATCAAGGAAGGAGAACAAATAAAAACAAGAATTATGTATGCTGCAAACTTAGATTGGAGAAATTTTTCCAAATACATCGATTTTTTGATTAGTAATGGATTTATTAAGAAAAATAAAGAGAAATTTGAACTCACAGAGTTAGGGAAAAAGTTGTATTCCTCGCTGTATGAACTATTTGAGATTATGAACTCCAAGCCTTAA
- a CDS encoding acetolactate synthase large subunit has translation MKGAEAIIKALEAEGVKIIFGYPGGAMLPFYDALYDSDLVHILTRHEQAAAHAADGFARASGEAGVCVSTSGPGATNLVTGIATAYADSSPVIALTGQVPTKLIGNDAFQEIDALGLFMPITKHNFQIKKPEEIPETFRAAFEIATTGRPGPVHIDLPKDVQDGEIDIEKYPIPAKVDLPGYKPKTVGHPLQIKKAAKLIAESERPVILAGGGVIISGASEELLRLAEFVKIPVCTTLMGKGCFPEDHPLALGMVGMHGTKAANYAVTECDVLIAIGCRFSDRVTGDIRYFAPEAKIIHIDIDPAEIGKNVRADIPIVGDAKNVLRDLLAALIALEIKDKETWLERIYELKKLSIPMMDFDDKPIKPQRFVKDLMEVLNEIDSKLKNTIITTDVGQNQMWMAHFFKTKMPRSFLASGGLGTMGFGFPAAIGAKVAKPYANVISITGDGGFLMNSQELATISEYDIPVVICIFDNRTLGMVYQWQNLYYGQRQSEVHLGESPDFVKLAESYGVKADRIISPDEIKEKLKEAILSNEPYLLDIVIDPAEALPMVPPGGRLTNIVQPIRVEPKIKKPQFDEIKKIRDMAAVKEF, from the coding sequence ATGAAAGGTGCTGAAGCAATCATAAAAGCATTGGAAGCGGAGGGAGTTAAGATTATATTTGGTTATCCAGGAGGAGCTATGCTTCCTTTTTATGATGCGTTGTATGATAGCGATTTAGTTCATATATTAACAAGGCATGAACAGGCAGCAGCACATGCAGCAGATGGATTTGCGAGAGCAAGTGGAGAGGCTGGGGTTTGCGTCTCTACCTCTGGCCCTGGAGCTACAAACTTAGTTACTGGGATAGCAACCGCTTATGCAGATTCTTCTCCAGTTATTGCTTTAACAGGGCAAGTCCCAACAAAACTTATTGGAAACGATGCATTTCAGGAGATTGACGCTCTTGGATTATTCATGCCAATAACAAAACACAATTTCCAAATAAAAAAACCAGAAGAGATTCCAGAGACGTTTAGAGCCGCTTTTGAAATTGCCACAACTGGAAGACCAGGACCGGTTCATATAGACCTCCCAAAGGATGTGCAAGATGGAGAAATAGATATTGAAAAATACCCAATTCCTGCAAAGGTTGATTTGCCAGGTTATAAACCAAAAACTGTAGGGCATCCTCTACAGATAAAGAAAGCTGCTAAATTGATAGCTGAATCTGAGAGACCTGTAATCTTAGCTGGTGGAGGAGTTATAATTAGTGGAGCTTCAGAAGAGTTATTGAGATTAGCTGAGTTTGTTAAAATTCCAGTATGCACAACCTTAATGGGTAAGGGTTGTTTCCCAGAAGACCATCCTTTAGCTTTAGGAATGGTTGGAATGCATGGAACTAAAGCTGCAAATTACGCAGTTACGGAGTGTGATGTTCTCATAGCTATTGGATGTAGATTTTCAGATAGGGTTACTGGGGATATCAGATACTTTGCTCCAGAGGCAAAGATTATTCATATAGATATAGACCCAGCTGAGATAGGAAAAAATGTTAGAGCTGATATTCCAATAGTTGGAGATGCAAAAAATGTTTTGAGAGATTTGTTAGCTGCATTAATAGCATTAGAAATTAAAGACAAAGAAACATGGCTTGAAAGAATTTATGAATTAAAAAAATTATCTATCCCAATGATGGACTTTGATGATAAGCCAATAAAGCCACAAAGGTTTGTTAAGGATTTAATGGAAGTTTTGAATGAGATTGACTCAAAATTAAAAAACACAATTATAACAACAGATGTTGGACAAAATCAGATGTGGATGGCACACTTCTTTAAAACAAAGATGCCAAGAAGCTTTTTAGCTTCTGGTGGTTTAGGAACTATGGGTTTTGGTTTCCCTGCTGCAATTGGGGCAAAGGTAGCTAAACCTTATGCTAATGTTATCTCTATTACTGGAGATGGAGGATTTTTGATGAACTCTCAGGAGTTGGCAACAATTAGCGAATATGATATTCCTGTTGTTATCTGTATTTTTGACAACAGAACTTTGGGAATGGTCTATCAATGGCAAAACCTATACTATGGGCAGAGGCAGAGTGAAGTTCATTTGGGAGAGAGTCCTGACTTTGTTAAATTAGCTGAAAGTTATGGAGTTAAAGCTGATAGAATAATAAGCCCAGATGAAATTAAAGAGAAGTTGAAAGAAGCAATATTAAGTAATGAGCCATACCTCTTAGATATTGTTATAGACCCTGCTGAAGCTCTGCCAATGGTTCCTCCAGGTGGGAGATTAACCAATATTGTCCAGCCAATTAGGGTAGAACCAAAAATAAAAAAACCACAGTTCGATGAAATTAAGAAAATAAGAGATATGGCAGCAGTTAAAGAGTTTTAG
- a CDS encoding METTL5 family protein, with protein sequence MIKKKHLEMMLDSLKRHPNPKADLEQYTIDGKLAADILFFAVNDFYNNVVIDLGCGTGRLAIGSKILGAKRAIGIDIDRESIEAAKENAKKLNVDVDFYCMDIRDVDDEFLNNVLGEDRDLKRVVIQNPPFGAQKKHADRVFLDKALEIGDIIYTIHNYPTKDFVIKYVEDKGGKITHIYEAFFRIPAIYEFHKKKVVEIPVVIFRIEKLGFETVFNFL encoded by the coding sequence ATGATAAAGAAAAAGCATTTAGAAATGATGTTAGATTCTTTAAAAAGACATCCAAATCCAAAAGCTGATTTAGAGCAATATACAATAGACGGAAAATTAGCAGCTGATATTTTATTTTTTGCTGTGAATGATTTTTATAACAATGTTGTTATCGATTTAGGTTGTGGAACTGGAAGATTAGCTATAGGTAGCAAAATTTTAGGAGCTAAGAGGGCTATTGGTATAGATATCGATAGGGAGAGTATTGAAGCAGCTAAAGAGAACGCTAAAAAGCTAAATGTTGATGTAGATTTTTATTGCATGGACATTAGAGATGTTGATGATGAATTTTTAAATAATGTGCTTGGTGAAGATAGGGATTTAAAGAGAGTAGTTATTCAAAATCCTCCATTTGGAGCCCAGAAAAAACATGCTGATAGAGTATTTTTAGATAAGGCGTTAGAGATTGGGGATATTATTTATACTATTCACAATTATCCAACAAAGGATTTTGTTATTAAGTATGTTGAAGATAAAGGGGGAAAAATAACTCACATCTATGAGGCATTTTTTAGAATTCCTGCAATATACGAGTTTCATAAAAAAAAGGTTGTGGAGATTCCTGTAGTGATTTTTAGAATAGAGAAATTAGGGTTCGAAACAGTTTTTAATTTTCTATAA
- the ftsY gene encoding signal recognition particle-docking protein FtsY has translation MFGKLKEKLLETASKITEKIYSKGEAEEVKEEKEEKSKISFTSLFKKEPKKEEVKKEKAEEEIKKSEIVKTEPSEKVEEAKEEIKEIKEEKEEKKITFFDRFGLTRAIKKVLKKEVVILEEDIEDVLEELEIALLEADVALEVVEKLIENIKNELVGRKISPDDNVEEITINAVKNAIKNILSQEKIDIEEIIKKNKAEGKPTVIVFVGINGTGKTTTIAKLAYKLKQKGYSVVLAAGDTFRAGAIEQLEQHAKNVGVKVIKHKPGADSAAVIYDAIQHAKARGIDVVLADTAGRQATNVNLMEEIKKVVRVTKPDLVIFVGDALTGNDAVYQAEEFNRAVNIDGIILTKVDADAKGGAALSIGYAIGKPILYLGVGQRYQDLIEFDADWMVRKLFGEEEFEFSTEREF, from the coding sequence ATGTTTGGAAAATTAAAAGAAAAACTCTTAGAAACTGCATCAAAGATTACTGAAAAAATATACAGCAAAGGAGAAGCTGAAGAAGTTAAAGAAGAAAAAGAGGAAAAATCAAAAATATCCTTCACAAGTTTATTTAAAAAAGAACCTAAAAAAGAAGAAGTAAAAAAAGAAAAAGCAGAAGAAGAAATTAAAAAATCTGAAATTGTAAAAACAGAACCTTCTGAAAAAGTAGAAGAAGCTAAAGAGGAAATTAAAGAAATTAAAGAAGAAAAAGAGGAGAAAAAAATAACGTTCTTTGATAGATTTGGCTTAACAAGAGCTATTAAGAAAGTTCTTAAAAAAGAAGTTGTTATCTTAGAGGAAGATATAGAAGATGTCTTAGAAGAGTTAGAAATAGCACTCTTAGAGGCAGATGTTGCATTAGAAGTTGTTGAAAAGCTAATTGAAAATATTAAAAATGAATTAGTTGGAAGAAAAATCTCTCCAGATGATAACGTAGAAGAGATTACAATAAACGCAGTAAAAAATGCTATAAAAAATATATTATCCCAAGAAAAAATTGATATTGAAGAAATAATCAAAAAGAATAAAGCAGAAGGAAAACCAACAGTCATCGTATTTGTTGGAATCAATGGAACTGGAAAAACTACAACTATAGCTAAATTAGCATATAAATTAAAGCAGAAAGGTTATAGCGTAGTTTTAGCCGCTGGAGACACTTTCAGAGCTGGAGCTATTGAGCAATTAGAACAGCATGCTAAAAACGTTGGAGTTAAGGTTATTAAGCATAAGCCGGGAGCTGATTCTGCGGCAGTTATCTATGATGCTATACAACATGCAAAAGCAAGAGGAATTGATGTTGTTTTGGCTGATACAGCAGGAAGACAGGCAACAAATGTTAATTTAATGGAAGAGATTAAAAAAGTGGTTAGAGTCACAAAACCAGATTTGGTTATATTCGTTGGAGATGCTTTAACTGGAAACGATGCTGTATATCAGGCAGAAGAATTTAATAGAGCAGTGAATATTGATGGAATTATCTTAACAAAAGTAGATGCTGATGCTAAAGGTGGAGCGGCTCTATCAATAGGCTATGCAATTGGAAAACCAATTTTATATTTAGGAGTAGGACAGAGGTATCAAGATTTAATAGAATTTGATGCTGACTGGATGGTTAGGAAATTGTTTGGAGAAGAAGAGTTTGAATTTTCAACTGAAAGAGAGTTTTAA